A window from Fragaria vesca subsp. vesca linkage group LG5, FraVesHawaii_1.0, whole genome shotgun sequence encodes these proteins:
- the LOC101295715 gene encoding RNA-binding protein pno1-like, protein MQSNEAPSSMEVKAVANGAGSASGTLPPKPSFEPLKAHEMSDGQVQFRKVSVPPHRYTPLKKAWMQIYTPIYEQMKIDIRMNLKGRKVELKTRRDTPDISHLQKCADFVQAFMLGFDIIDAIALLRLDELYVESFEIKDVKTLRGEHLSRAIGRLSGKGGRTKFAIENATKTRIVIADTKIHILGSFANIKVARDSLCNLILGSPAAKVYSKLRAVTARLAERF, encoded by the coding sequence ATGCAGTCCAATGAAGCTCCTAGTTCCATGGAAGTCAAAGCAGTTGCAAATGGAGCCGGTTCAGCTTCGGGGACATTGCCGCCAAAGCCAAGTTTTGAGCCTTTAAAGGCTCATGAGATGTCAGATGGGCAAGTTCAGTTCAGGAAGGTCTCTGTTCCACCGCATCGCTATACGCCACTCAAGAAAGCATGGATGCAAATATATACCCCAATTTACGAGCAGATGAAGATAGACATCCGTATGAATCTGAAAGGCCGCAAAGTGGAGTTGAAGACCAGACGTGACACACCTGACATTAGTCACTTGCAGAAGTGTGCTGACTTTGTTCAGGCTTTCATGCTGGGTTTTGATATCATAGACGCCATTGCCCTTCTGCGTTTGGACGAGCTTTATGTGGAATCCTTTGAGATCAAGGACGTCAAAACACTCCGAGGTGAGCACTTGTCTCGTGCTATAGGAAGGCTGTCTGGGAAAGGAGGTAGAACAAAATTCGCGATTGAGAATGCTACAAAGACTAGGATTGTGATTGCAGACACCAAGATCCACATATTGGGATCTTTTGCAAACATAAAGGTTGCTAGGGATTCGCTTTGCAACCTCATCTTAGGATCCCCTGCTGCGAAAGTTTATTCAAAACTAAGAGCAGTTACTGCTAGATTGGCAGAACGGTTTTAG
- the LOC101295420 gene encoding uncharacterized protein LOC101295420: MTCTAFNLTTSPLLPSRPTRLRNPHPTLHPFRFTPKPKRCRFSPNATSLDLPLLPFTLTEVLVPSECKTLHLYEARYLALLEESLSKSKKFFVHFVLDPIIVDDSLEEASFAARNGCLVFIENVERLEVGALVSIRGIGRVKIIKFLQADPYLKGVVIPVHDTLPDNISRLNPKVMQVKEALCSLNSLEIKLKAPKEAPLQTQIANSLMWAEKELQVDCDETFFPSLAERVSFAALQPVSGSSQSELLKLQQEKLKAMELKDTMHRLDSSLQFVKDNISMVAAKLAIQSVEMK; this comes from the exons ATGACTTGTACGGCCTTCAATCTCACCACCAGCCCCCTTCTCCCTTCAAGACCGACCCGACTCCGAAACCCGCACCCGACCCTCCATCCTTTCCGTTTCACCCCCAAGCCGAAACGATGCCGTTTCTCCCCAAACGCCACCTCCTTGGACCTCCCGCTCCTCCCCTTCACCTTGACCGAG GTTCTGGTTCCATCTGAGTGTAAAACGCTTCATCTATATGAAGCAAGATACCTTGCTCTACTAGAGGAG TCATTGTCGAAGAGCAAGAAGTTCTTTGTGCATTTTGTGCTGGATCCTATCATTGTTGATGATTCATTGGAAGAAGCATCGTTTGCAGCCAGAAATGGTTGTTTGGTATTTATAGAGAAT GTTGAGAGATTAGAAGTGGGAGCATTAGTCTCTATAAGAGGAATCGGTCGTGTAAAGATTATCAAATTCTTGCAA GCAGATCCGTACTTGAAAGGTGTTGTCATACCCGTGCACGACACGCTACCTGACAACATAAGCAGATTAAACCCCAAAGTTATGCAAGTAAAAGAGGCTCTATGCAGTTTAAATAGTTTGGAAATCAAACTAAAG GCTCCAAAGGAGGCACCTTTGCAGACTCAAATTGCCAACTCTCTGATGTGGGCGGAAAAGGAACTACAAGTGGACTGTGATGAAACTTTCTTTCCTTCCTTGGCTGAGCGTGTATCCTTTGCGGCACTTCAGCCTGTATCAG GATCAAGTCAATCAGAACTTCTGAAACTGCAGCAAGAGAAATTAAAGGCAATGGAGCTGAAAGACACAATGCATAGGCTAGATAGTTCATTACAATTCGTCAAAGATAATATCTCCATGGTTGCAGCCAAGCTTGCTATACAATCAGTGGAGATGAAGTGA
- the LOC101296005 gene encoding carboxymethylenebutenolidase homolog gives MGIHSLSTSASLNFCNLSLNPRNPTLHQFGFLSTAFASPLRTSPRACDISCQRPVGRRVSCSLLKVEEDINDEACELVSGIELSVGEGEDSINAHLFKAVKNNNGTGILLLSDIYGFEDSSTREFAYRVACNGYNVLLPDLFRGDPWTKHKPKILFDEWILKQEPQRVAKDIATSAKWMVDEFLAVGISKKLCLVGFCFGGGKVIDVLARDQGAYFGIGVSFYGTRSDPSVASDVKVPVLFISGDNDPLCPVNVLENIEKSIGRGSRLVTFKGRGHGFAHRPQSAEEDEDAEKAFMIMRNWLNDGLVAPTE, from the exons ATGGGGATACATTCACTCTCAACTTCTGCTTCCTTAAACTTCTGCAACTTGTCTCTCAATCCCAGAAACCCAACTCTTCACCAATTTGGGTTCCTCTCGACTGCTTTTGCTTCTCCTCTGCGCACCTCTCCA AGAGCATGCGATATAAGCTGTCAAAGGCCAGTAGGCAGAAGAGTTAGCTGTAGCTTACTAAAAGTGGAAGAGGACATAAATGACGAGGCATGTGAATTAGTCAGTGGAATTGAACTTTCAGTTGGCGAGGGTGAAGACAGCATCAATGCTCATCTCTTCAAGGCAGTGAAAAATAATAATGGAACTGGGATATTGCTCTTGTCTGATATCTATGGGTTTGAAGATTCATCCACAAGAGAGTTTGCATATCGTGTGGCTTGCAATGGCTATAA TGTGTTACTTCCAGACCTATTTCGTGGAGATCCATGGACAAAGCACAAACCAAAGATTTTGTTTGATGAATGGATTTTGAAACAAGAACCTCAGAGGGTTGCAAAAGACATTGCCACATCGGCAAAATGGATGGTGGACGAGTTTTTGGCTGTAGGAATTTCTAAGAAGCTTTGTTTGGTTGGTTTTTGCTTTGGAGGTGGCAAAGTGATTGATGTGCTAGCCAGAGACCAGGGTGCTTATTTTGGTATTGGGGTTTCCTTTTATGGAACAAGGAGTGACCCGAGTGTAGCTTCTGATGTTAAGGTTCCCGTATTGTTTATCTCAGGAGACAATGACCCCCTTTGTCCTGTCAATGTCTTGGAAAACATTGAGAAAAGCATTGGTAGGGGGTCTAGGCTGGTGACTTTCAAGGGAAGAGGTCATGGCTTTGCCCACCGACCTCAGTCTGCTGAAGAAGATGAAGATGCAGAGAAGGCTTTCATGATTATGAGAAATTGGCTCAATGATGGCTTAGTTGCACCAACTGAATAA
- the LOC101308187 gene encoding fe(2+) transport protein 1-like translates to MATKPYLLLVAIFILLLSFAPLNVSAETPHCGEEITSCHNKAEALKIKYIAIASILVMSMIGVCFPVYSNKVKALQPDTNLFVIVKAFASGVILATGYMHVLPDSFNDLASQCLPQKPWRNFPFTTFVAMLSAVVCMMIDSFSMSRYRKSFLRATGNGVVMKIEEGINTKEEQLMRYRVVAKVLETGIVVHSVVIGLSMGSSQNPCTIRPLIAAICFHQLFEGMGLGGCILQAEFKSKMKLIMVFFFSCTTPFGIGLGIALNSVYSDNSPNSLIVEGLLNACSAGLLNYMALVDLLAADFMGSKLQGNMKLQVWSYIAVLLGAGGMSVMAIWA, encoded by the exons ATGGCAACCAAACCCTACCTCTTGCTTGTTGCCATCTTCATCCTCCTCCTAAGCTTTGCACCCCTCAATGTTTCTGCAGAGACACCACACTGTGGGGAAGAGATCACATCATGCCACAACAAAGCCGAGGCCTTGAAGATAAAGTACATTGCCATAGCTTCCATACTAGTGATGAGCATGATCGGGGTTTGCTTTCCAGTCTATTCCAACAAGGTGAAGGCTCTTCAGCCCGATACCAACCTATTTGTGATCGTCAAGGCGTTTGCATCTGGTGTCATACTCGCCACCGGCTACATGCATGTCTTACCAGACTCGTTTAACGACTTGGCATCCCAGTGCTTGCCCCAAAAGCCGTGGAGGAACTTTCCCTTCACGACCTTTGTGGCAATGCTATCGGCTGTTGTGTGCATGATGATCGATTCGTTTTCGATGAGTCGTTATAGAAAATCTTTTCTTCGAGCTACCGGTAATGGCGTCGTGATGAAAATTGAGGAGGGGATCAATACTAAGGAGGAACAACTGATGAGATATCGTGTTGTGGCCAAG GTACTGGAAACAGGTATAGTAGTGCACTCAGTAGTGATTGGTTTATCAATGGGGTCATCTCAAAATCCTTGCACAATTAGACCGCTCATTGCTGCAATTTGTTTCCATCAACTATTTGAAGGCATGGGTCTAGGAGGCTGCATTCTACAG GCTGAGTTTAAGAGCAAGATGAAGTTGATAATGGTGTTCTTCTTTTCATGTACAACACCATTTGGGATAGGGTTAGGGATTGCTTTGAATTCTGTATACAGCGACAACAGTCCGAATTCTCTGATTGTGGAAGGGCTGCTAAATGCTTGTTCTGCAGGGCTACTCAATTATATGGCACTGGTGGATCTTCTGGCAGCTGATTTTATGGGTTCTAAACTGCAAGGAAATATGAAGCTCCAAGTATGGTCGTACATTGCAGTTCTCTTAGGGGCCGGAGGAATGTCAGTTATGGCCATTTGGGCATAA
- the LOC101296291 gene encoding uncharacterized protein LOC101296291 isoform 1: MKVFRFCFGNWFWYAGFRTSAAQILSPHITSRLFLREIQAALALGVFAAIKIAREETWEGFISEIRSSLRKFFFLRLLLSRLPLDSLVRSDICSGSGVSIDLMVILLDQTWSSSTS, encoded by the exons ATGAAAGTTTTTAGATTTTGTTTTGGGAATTGGTTTTGGTATGCTGGGTTCCGCACTTCCGCTGCTCAAATCCTCTCTCCCCATATCACCTCCCGTCTCTTTCTCCGAGAAATCCAAGCCGCTTTGGCCTTGGGCGTATTCGCTGCCATCAAG ATAGCGAGGGAAGAAACGTGGGAGGGTTTTATTTCAGAAATACGCTCTTCTTTGCGAAA ATTTTTCTTCTTGCGCTTACTTTTATCACGATTACCACTTGACTCTCTGGTACGCAGTGATATTTGCAG TGGATCAGGTGTGAGCATAGATTTAATGGTGATACTTTTGGATCAGACATGGTCTTCCTCTACCTCATAG